The Chitinophaga sp. H8 region TACGTGGCCGTATTTGGCAGGGTCAATTATGTGCACGACGACAAATACATCCTGAATCTGACCGGCAGAAGAGATGGCTCGAGCAATTTTGGTCCGGGCAGACAGTTCGGGAATTTTGGGTCAGCTGGGATGGGGTGGATCTTTTCTGAAGAAAATTTCTTCAGAAAAAAGGTACCATTTGTCAGCTTCGGAAAGTTATCTGCTAACTATGGAACGGTTGGGTCCGATAATATTCCTCCTTATGGTTTTCAAGACTATTGGGCACTGTCTGAATTTACACCTATTAAAGGAATGATACCTTACCTGCCCCAAAATCTCTTTAACCCGCAATATAGCTGGGGGGTGAAAAAGTCGTGGAATGCCTCCCTGGATATTGGCTTTTTTGATGGACGTCTGAACGTTAATACTACCTGGTATCGGGGACGCACCAGCAATCAGTTGACACAAACGCCGTTGGCTACTCAAACCGGTTTTACTTCGGTTATACAAAATCAGGACGCAGTGGTTGAAAACAAGGGATGGGAATTTTTGATCTCTTCTGAGAATATAAAGAACAAGCCATTTACCTGGAGAACAAACTTCAATGTGTCTTTCAACAGAAATACGCTGGTAGCTTACAAAGATCTTTCCTATTCATCCTATAAGACGAGTTATCTCATTGGAAAATCTACCAGCACGCTGCTTTTATTCAACTACAAAGGGGTGAATGAGGAAACCGGATTGTTTGAGTTTTATAAGGCAGATGGGAAAACACCTACTTATGCTCCAACAGGACCAGGTAGTAACAGCCTCAATGACAGGTCGGCTTACGTTGACCTTCAACCGAAATTTACCGGAGGTCTTACCAATACCTTTAACTACAAAGGATTCGAGCTTACATGCCATTTACAGTTTGCCAAACAAACAGACCGTAATTATCTCTATAGTATTTACAATATCAGCAATTTAGGAAATCCTTATTATATGAATCTTCCGGTAGAAGCGCTGCATCGCTGGCAAAAGTCCGGAGATGAAACGGATGTTCAAAAGCTCACTACTAAAGCTGGTACGGCTGCAGCAACCGGGCAGGCCAATTTTGTGAATTCGACCGGTGCTTACGGAGATGCCTCTTATATCAGGTTGAAGAACGTATCCCTGGCATATACGATGCAGGAAAAATGGATGAAGAAAGTCAGCATTACCGATTGTCGTGTATTTGTCAATGCACAAAATCTGTTAACCATCACCGGATACAAAGTGGGGGACCCTGAAATGCCTGGTGTGCTGTATGGCATTCCCCCCCAACGTACTATTGCTGCAGGTCTATCTTTTACTTTCTAAACCGGAGATAACATGAAAAAGATTTTTTCTTTCAATAATATAAAAACGCTGCTGGCAGTTTTGCTGCTGTGTATGGGAAGTGCTGCCTGTAAAAAACTCATCGAAATACCAAATCCGGTAGACAGGTTAACACCCAAAGACGTTTTTAAAGATAGTGCCGGAGCTGTATTAGCCATTGAAGGTGTTTACCTGAATTTTGGTTATTATGAACTCTCTCAGGGAGCGATCTTCAACGGAGTAATGACCATGCAGACAGGGCTGCTGTCGGATGAGCTGCTGACCAGTTCCGCCGACAATACTTTTGTGGATTTTGCCAATAATACCTTGCGCTCTGATAATAATGCTGTTGCCAGCGTTTGGAGTTCTGCCTATACAAATCTGTATGTGGTCAATGCCTGTATAGAAGGGATCAATAATAGTACAGGCATTAGTGAAAAGAATAAGCAGCAGTTTATCGGAGAATTAAAAGTGGTGCGTGCGTTCTATTATTTTAACCTGATAAATGTGTTTGGGCCAGTACCATTGATAAAGGGTACGGATTTCAGGGTGAATGCAACTATCCCAAGGACCCCTGTAAATGAAGTGTATCAACAAATTGTTGCTGACCTTACCGAGGCACGACAACTGTTGCAGCCTGCTTACCCTACCACCGGCAGGGAAAGGCCCAACCTGCATACTGCTACCGCTTTACTGGCAAAAGTTTATTTGTATCAGCAAAACTGGAGTGGCGCCGAAACGATGGCGAAAGAAGTGCTCGGTGCAGGAATATATAATCTTGAAACAGATCTTAACAATGTTTTTGTAGCTGGAAGCAAGGAGGCTATCTGGCAGTTGTCTACTATCAAAAGCCAGCTATATCAGACGGTGGAAGCTAATGACGTGATTCCAATGTTCCCTTTCATGATTCCTAAATATTATCTGTCAACACATTTATTAGATGCTTTTGAATCAAAAGATCAGCGTAAAACAAAATGGACAGCAGTCAGTACCATGGATATAGACGGGGTACTAACCGATTTCTACTATCCCTTCAAATATAAAAATAACACTGCTGCCGCCACACCAAGGGAAGATTATATGGTATTCAGGTTAGGAGAACAATACCTGATACTGGCAGAAGCACTGGCGCGGCAGGGGAAACTGGGAGAAGCCCAGCCATACCTCACGGAGGTACGCGTACGTTCCGGACTGGACGAAATTACACCTGCAACGCAACCAGCTTTTCTGAATGCCATTATGAAAGAACGAAGAACGGAACTGTTTTGCGAATGGAGCAACCGCTGGTTTGATCTGAAACGTAACGGCACTGTCAATGAGGTGATTGGTGCGATAAAACCGGAATGGCAATCTACCGATGCGCTATATCCGATTCCCCTTGGCGAAAGAAGGCTGAACACCTTCCTTGAACAAAATCCCGGATATACAGAATAAGCGCATTGCTCCTTTTGATATTCCAATAGGGTGTAGTGGTAGGCAGCTACCGCTATGCAACACTTATTTCCTAAAAAAATGCATATGAATGATACATTGGTGAAAATAGAAGGGTTATCACACAAATACACCGATTCGTGGGCTGTGAAAGATATCAATCTTGAAATTGGTTATAGGGGGATTGTTGGGCTTTTAGGTTCCAATGGAGCTGGTAAATCCACCACCATGAATATTCTCTGTGGTGTGCTTAATCAAACAGCAGGTAATGTGTATATAGATGGTATCGACATGCGGAAAAATCCGGAACAAGCAAAAATGCAGATCGGATTTATGCCACAGACACCACCGCTCTATATGGATATGACGGTGGATGAATACCTGAACCATTGTGCACACCTGCGCTCAGTGCCAAAACACCAGATCAGGCAAGCCATTCATGAAGCGAAAGAACGTTGCAGTATTGGTCATTTCAGTAAAAGAATCTTGCGGAACCTGTCTGGTGGCTATCGCCAACGGGTAGGCATCGCGCAGGCAATCATACACAAGCCTAAACTGGTGGTGCTGGACGAACCTACCAATGGGCTCGATCCCAA contains the following coding sequences:
- a CDS encoding RagB/SusD family nutrient uptake outer membrane protein, which translates into the protein MKKIFSFNNIKTLLAVLLLCMGSAACKKLIEIPNPVDRLTPKDVFKDSAGAVLAIEGVYLNFGYYELSQGAIFNGVMTMQTGLLSDELLTSSADNTFVDFANNTLRSDNNAVASVWSSAYTNLYVVNACIEGINNSTGISEKNKQQFIGELKVVRAFYYFNLINVFGPVPLIKGTDFRVNATIPRTPVNEVYQQIVADLTEARQLLQPAYPTTGRERPNLHTATALLAKVYLYQQNWSGAETMAKEVLGAGIYNLETDLNNVFVAGSKEAIWQLSTIKSQLYQTVEANDVIPMFPFMIPKYYLSTHLLDAFESKDQRKTKWTAVSTMDIDGVLTDFYYPFKYKNNTAAATPREDYMVFRLGEQYLILAEALARQGKLGEAQPYLTEVRVRSGLDEITPATQPAFLNAIMKERRTELFCEWSNRWFDLKRNGTVNEVIGAIKPEWQSTDALYPIPLGERRLNTFLEQNPGYTE
- a CDS encoding ABC transporter ATP-binding protein, with protein sequence MNDTLVKIEGLSHKYTDSWAVKDINLEIGYRGIVGLLGSNGAGKSTTMNILCGVLNQTAGNVYIDGIDMRKNPEQAKMQIGFMPQTPPLYMDMTVDEYLNHCAHLRSVPKHQIRQAIHEAKERCSIGHFSKRILRNLSGGYRQRVGIAQAIIHKPKLVVLDEPTNGLDPNQIIELRGLIKEVATERAVVFSSHILSEVQMICQDIRMIDGGRIVFADSMDAFNNHIAPHSILLQMDNPPTEDELKNIPDITAVEFLTERQIRLWFNGDAEITKRIVELSVQQGWELREINLEKSSLTEIFAHLSNHRKN